One part of the Terrimicrobium sacchariphilum genome encodes these proteins:
- the fmt gene encoding methionyl-tRNA formyltransferase, giving the protein MSQLRIVFMGTGGIGVPSLRALVAEGHDVVAVYTQPDRPAGRDMKLRPSPVKLVAQELGVPVLQPERIRLPEEIEQLKALRADLAVVVAYGQILPKTVLETPRHGCWNIHASLLPRHRGAAPIQAAILAGDSQSGVTIMQMDEGLDTGPILVQEAFDLHRHETGGSLHDRLGVQAPSLLLQVLAKLQAGTLQMTPQDSELSTYAPKLSRENGRIDWTHSAREIDRQIRAFTPWPGAFTTIDQGGQAVVLKIHRSALTRNLRGEPGTVLKADRRGILVAAGEGGILLLQVQAPGGKRLAAHQYLLGHPLTVGSRLG; this is encoded by the coding sequence ATGTCGCAGTTGAGAATAGTCTTCATGGGCACCGGCGGAATCGGTGTGCCCTCGCTTCGTGCCCTTGTTGCCGAAGGGCATGACGTGGTGGCGGTATACACCCAGCCGGACCGGCCAGCCGGGCGAGACATGAAACTGCGGCCTTCGCCCGTCAAGCTCGTGGCTCAGGAGCTGGGAGTGCCGGTACTGCAGCCGGAAAGGATTCGTCTCCCGGAAGAGATTGAGCAACTGAAAGCACTGCGAGCCGATCTTGCAGTCGTCGTCGCTTACGGCCAGATCCTTCCCAAGACTGTGCTGGAAACCCCACGGCATGGATGCTGGAATATTCATGCATCTCTGCTTCCCAGGCATCGGGGAGCAGCACCTATTCAGGCGGCGATTTTGGCTGGAGACTCCCAGAGCGGGGTGACCATCATGCAAATGGATGAGGGGCTGGATACCGGCCCGATTCTGGTGCAGGAGGCATTTGATTTGCATCGTCATGAGACTGGCGGCTCACTGCACGATCGCCTTGGAGTACAGGCGCCAAGCTTGCTGCTGCAGGTGCTGGCGAAGCTTCAGGCCGGGACGTTGCAGATGACTCCTCAGGACTCCGAGCTTTCCACCTATGCACCGAAGCTTTCCCGGGAAAACGGCCGGATCGACTGGACCCACAGCGCCAGGGAGATTGATCGGCAGATCCGGGCGTTCACCCCATGGCCGGGGGCCTTCACGACCATCGACCAGGGTGGTCAGGCGGTGGTGTTGAAGATCCATCGCTCCGCTCTGACAAGAAACCTCCGCGGAGAGCCGGGTACGGTTTTGAAAGCAGACCGGCGAGGAATCCTCGTTGCAGCGGGCGAGGGGGGCATTTTGTTGCTGCAAGTCCAGGCACCTGGGGGGAAACGGCTTGCGGCTCATCAATATTTGCTGGGCCACCCGTTGACGGTCGGAAGCCGTCTCGGCTGA
- the frr gene encoding ribosome recycling factor encodes MSLEEAIFESEAGMDKAVEFMLHEFAAIRTGKASPALVENLDVDAYGSLMKLKQLALISAPEPRLLVIQPFDASTVRDIERAINESKIGITPAVDGKLIRIPIPELSEERRRDLAKTVKSLAEDARVRVRACRREAMEAAKKLQKDGKLTEDDLRVAETDIQKMTDKYVASVDKHVETKEAELMKI; translated from the coding sequence ATGAGTCTCGAAGAAGCCATTTTTGAATCCGAAGCAGGCATGGATAAAGCCGTGGAGTTCATGCTCCACGAGTTTGCAGCCATTCGTACCGGCAAAGCATCGCCCGCCCTGGTGGAAAACCTCGATGTGGATGCCTACGGCAGCCTGATGAAGCTGAAGCAGCTCGCGCTTATTTCCGCCCCCGAGCCCCGCTTGCTTGTCATCCAGCCATTCGATGCCTCGACGGTTCGCGACATCGAGCGCGCGATCAACGAATCCAAGATCGGCATCACGCCAGCCGTCGATGGAAAGCTGATTCGCATCCCGATCCCGGAGCTCTCCGAGGAGCGTCGTCGCGATCTCGCCAAGACTGTTAAATCCCTGGCCGAGGATGCCCGAGTCCGTGTACGCGCTTGTCGCCGCGAGGCGATGGAGGCAGCCAAAAAACTCCAAAAAGATGGCAAGCTGACGGAGGACGATCTCCGTGTTGCCGAAACGGACATCCAGAAGATGACCGACAAATACGTGGCTTCCGTCGACAAGCATGTCGAGACCAAGGAAGCGGAGTTGATGAAGATCTGA
- the trmD gene encoding tRNA (guanosine(37)-N1)-methyltransferase TrmD, whose product MKIQILTIFPAMCRGLLEGSILKRAQDKGLAELEAVDLRQWAVDKHRTTDDTPYGGGPGMVMKIEPIYRALQELRTPDTKVVLMTPQGRPFQQRIAEEYREVSHIVMICGHYEGVDQRVADHLVDDEISIGDYVLTNGALAALVVTDAIVRLIPGVLGDADSAVQDSFSTGVLDHPHFTRPEVFNGWSVPDVLMSGNHAAIEKWRRQRALDLTRERRPDLLG is encoded by the coding sequence TTGAAAATCCAAATACTTACGATTTTTCCTGCCATGTGCCGTGGTCTCCTTGAGGGAAGTATCCTCAAGCGTGCCCAGGACAAGGGCCTCGCCGAGCTTGAGGCGGTCGATCTCCGTCAGTGGGCGGTCGACAAGCATCGCACCACGGATGACACCCCGTACGGTGGCGGACCGGGGATGGTGATGAAAATCGAGCCGATCTACCGGGCACTGCAGGAACTCCGCACTCCCGATACGAAGGTGGTGCTCATGACGCCGCAGGGGCGACCATTTCAACAACGCATCGCGGAGGAGTACCGCGAAGTCTCGCATATCGTCATGATTTGTGGCCATTACGAAGGAGTCGACCAGCGAGTGGCAGATCATCTCGTGGATGATGAGATCTCCATCGGCGACTATGTTTTAACCAACGGCGCACTCGCAGCCCTGGTCGTCACCGACGCGATCGTCCGGCTCATCCCTGGAGTGCTCGGCGACGCCGATAGCGCGGTACAGGATTCCTTTTCCACTGGAGTGCTGGATCATCCGCATTTCACTCGGCCAGAGGTGTTTAACGGCTGGAGTGTTCCGGATGTGCTCATGTCGGGAAATCACGCTGCAATCGAAAAATGGAGGCGGCAACGAGCTTTGGATCTGACACGGGAGCGCCGCCCCGACCTTCTTGGTTGA
- the pyrH gene encoding UMP kinase, with protein MSTNPRYKRVVLKVSGEALREPGSRDNISPQIVQSIASQIREVKELGVELAIVIGGGNIWRGLSASHRGMNRATADYMGMLATVINGLALMSALEDLGISVRVQTAIEMNNVAEPFILRRATRHLELGHVVIFVAGTGNPFFSTDTTAALRANEIGAEVILKATKVDGIYDRDPMLHKDAVRFDHITYGEALSRRLQVMDSTAFSLCMDNRMPIIVLDMNKPDNIRQAVLGAKVGTTVSDKQV; from the coding sequence ATGTCCACCAATCCTCGCTACAAGCGTGTTGTTTTAAAAGTCAGCGGCGAGGCACTCCGGGAGCCCGGCAGCCGCGACAACATCTCACCTCAGATCGTCCAGTCAATCGCTTCGCAAATCCGCGAGGTTAAAGAACTTGGCGTTGAACTCGCCATTGTAATCGGAGGCGGGAATATCTGGCGCGGTCTCTCGGCCAGCCATCGTGGGATGAATCGCGCTACGGCCGATTACATGGGGATGCTCGCCACGGTCATCAATGGCCTGGCTCTCATGAGCGCCCTGGAGGACCTGGGGATCTCCGTGCGGGTGCAAACCGCCATCGAGATGAACAACGTGGCCGAGCCATTCATCCTGCGGCGGGCTACGCGACACCTCGAGTTGGGGCACGTCGTCATTTTCGTCGCCGGAACTGGCAACCCGTTCTTTTCCACCGATACGACTGCAGCGCTGCGGGCAAATGAGATCGGCGCCGAGGTCATCCTCAAGGCTACCAAAGTCGACGGCATCTATGATCGCGACCCGATGCTGCACAAGGATGCCGTACGATTTGACCACATCACCTATGGCGAAGCTCTTTCACGCCGACTTCAGGTGATGGATTCCACCGCATTTAGCCTTTGCATGGACAATCGGATGCCCATCATCGTATTGGACATGAACAAGCCGGACAATATCCGCCAAGCCGTACTTGGCGCTAAAGTCGGCACCACAGTTTCCGACAAACAAGTATGA
- a CDS encoding adenylate kinase family protein codes for MSLKYRTYLIFGAPGSGKGTQGRTLGSIPRFFHCACGDVFRSIDTRTPLGKAFIEYSSRGELVPDEVTVQLWRVRIEQCVDAHEFKPDIDFLVLDGIPRNVRQAELLEPFLDVRKIFHLSCPDRDKLVARLKKRAIKDNRLDDANEEVIRRRLKTYEDESKPVLDHYGAERIVNIDAMEPPILVLNKILSEIVASRQSPVEFTEKAS; via the coding sequence GTGTCCCTCAAATACAGAACCTACCTGATCTTTGGCGCTCCCGGCAGCGGCAAAGGCACTCAAGGCCGCACTCTTGGCTCGATCCCGCGTTTTTTTCATTGTGCGTGCGGCGATGTTTTTCGCTCGATCGATACGAGGACTCCGCTCGGAAAGGCCTTCATTGAGTATTCCAGCCGCGGCGAACTGGTCCCGGACGAAGTCACCGTTCAGCTCTGGCGCGTGCGCATCGAACAGTGCGTTGATGCGCATGAGTTCAAACCCGACATCGACTTCCTCGTTCTCGATGGCATTCCGCGCAATGTCCGTCAGGCGGAGCTTCTCGAGCCATTCCTGGATGTGCGAAAGATCTTTCATTTGAGCTGCCCGGATCGCGACAAGCTGGTTGCTCGCCTGAAAAAACGGGCGATCAAGGACAATCGTCTCGACGATGCCAACGAGGAGGTCATTCGACGTCGACTTAAAACATACGAGGACGAGTCCAAGCCGGTGCTCGACCACTACGGTGCCGAGCGCATCGTGAATATCGACGCGATGGAACCGCCCATTCTGGTGCTGAACAAGATTCTCTCCGAGATCGTCGCCAGCCGTCAGAGTCCGGTTGAGTTTACCGAAAAGGCGAGTTGA
- a CDS encoding glutathione S-transferase family protein, protein MAQFPKEQSTDGEFQRQADEFREIVAPGTKYEPESARYHLYVSLACPWAHRTLIARKLLGLEETISCSIVDPIRDERGWAFRSPGEPDPVNGFSFLAEAYRASDAGFDGRVTVPVLWDRKTSRIVNNSEDDICRMFAEAFLPFHKWKVDLFPSAHSHSQEALSNAIYEKVNNGVYRAGFATSQKAYERAANSLFEMLDELESILSSQRFLITSHPVESDWRAFCTLIRFDPVYHGHFKCNLRRIVDYPNLSGYLRDLYQWPGVAETVNLDHIKRHYYVTHDDINPTRIVPIGPETSYLHGPSGRDQMP, encoded by the coding sequence ATGGCACAGTTTCCCAAGGAACAGTCAACCGACGGCGAGTTTCAGCGACAAGCCGATGAATTTCGCGAAATTGTTGCTCCTGGAACAAAATACGAACCGGAAAGCGCTCGCTACCATCTGTATGTTTCTCTAGCCTGTCCATGGGCGCACCGGACGCTCATCGCCAGGAAACTCCTGGGTCTCGAAGAGACAATCTCCTGCAGCATCGTCGATCCTATCCGTGACGAACGGGGATGGGCTTTTCGCTCGCCTGGAGAACCCGATCCAGTCAATGGATTCTCCTTCCTGGCAGAGGCATACCGTGCCAGCGATGCCGGATTTGATGGGCGGGTGACTGTTCCCGTCCTCTGGGATCGAAAAACCTCGCGCATTGTCAACAACTCGGAGGATGATATCTGCCGAATGTTCGCCGAGGCATTTCTTCCCTTCCACAAATGGAAGGTTGATCTTTTTCCGTCAGCCCATTCGCACAGTCAGGAAGCTCTGAGCAATGCGATTTACGAGAAGGTCAACAACGGGGTCTATCGTGCAGGATTTGCAACCTCTCAAAAGGCGTACGAACGAGCCGCCAACTCCCTCTTTGAAATGCTCGATGAACTCGAGTCCATTCTATCGAGCCAGCGCTTTCTCATCACGAGTCACCCTGTCGAGAGCGACTGGCGGGCATTCTGCACGCTCATCCGGTTCGATCCCGTGTACCACGGGCATTTCAAATGCAATCTTCGACGGATCGTAGATTACCCCAACCTTTCCGGATATCTGCGCGATCTGTATCAATGGCCCGGCGTCGCAGAAACAGTGAATCTCGACCACATCAAGCGCCACTATTATGTGACGCATGATGATATCAATCCCACCCGCATCGTTCCGATCGGGCCGGAGACATCGTATCTCCACGGCCCGAGCGGTCGGGATCAGATGCCCTAG
- a CDS encoding diacylglycerol/lipid kinase family protein yields the protein MSRVLSSAGKVKGSSSTAVLIVNEAAGKQNAGGDRLAELKKRLSPRFPGLEVRMITPDLSADQIAGEAMERGVSHLLVGGGDGTVSVVARTIVRRPVTLGIIPLGTYNNIARSLNIPPDIEAACRIICEGQERPVDVGIANDERYFFEAAGAGLDAALFPLGEEIKTGRWGRILQFARLTMNYSAQRMRLEFDSSVAAALPKERRRKFSSSHLSGNSLVMRALLVAVANGPYYGSGFAVAPAARLNDGKLTVAVFRRFSKYELIRHFISISQGRRHFCPKLELFSARRVKISAFRKLPVHLDGVPYGGAPIRLEAVPEALRVIAPQKEPVA from the coding sequence ATGAGCAGGGTTTTATCGAGTGCAGGCAAGGTGAAGGGGAGCAGCTCTACTGCGGTGCTCATTGTGAATGAAGCGGCGGGAAAACAGAATGCTGGCGGCGATCGTCTGGCCGAACTCAAAAAGCGCCTCTCTCCACGTTTTCCCGGCCTCGAAGTCCGGATGATCACGCCGGATCTGTCGGCCGATCAGATCGCCGGGGAGGCCATGGAGCGGGGAGTCTCGCATTTGCTCGTCGGGGGAGGTGACGGCACGGTGAGTGTGGTGGCACGGACCATTGTGCGCCGTCCCGTCACATTGGGTATCATTCCACTTGGCACCTATAACAATATTGCAAGGTCGCTCAATATACCGCCGGACATAGAGGCGGCCTGCCGCATCATTTGCGAAGGACAAGAGCGCCCGGTCGATGTCGGGATCGCCAATGACGAGCGGTACTTCTTCGAAGCTGCCGGAGCGGGACTCGATGCCGCGCTGTTTCCCCTTGGAGAGGAAATCAAGACCGGGCGCTGGGGACGAATTCTGCAATTTGCCCGACTGACCATGAACTACAGCGCCCAGCGCATGAGGCTGGAGTTTGATTCATCAGTGGCAGCAGCGCTTCCCAAGGAAAGGAGGCGCAAGTTCTCCTCCTCCCACTTGTCCGGAAATTCCCTGGTAATGCGCGCCTTGCTTGTTGCTGTCGCCAATGGCCCCTATTACGGCAGCGGCTTTGCTGTTGCGCCCGCGGCGCGGCTCAACGATGGCAAGCTCACCGTGGCAGTGTTTCGCCGATTCTCCAAATACGAGTTGATACGCCACTTCATTTCAATCAGCCAGGGGCGCAGGCATTTTTGTCCAAAATTGGAGCTCTTCTCGGCGCGCCGGGTGAAGATATCCGCATTTCGCAAGCTGCCGGTGCATCTGGACGGAGTACCTTATGGAGGCGCACCCATCCGATTGGAGGCGGTGCCGGAAGCACTCCGGGTAATCGCTCCCCAGAAAGAACCAGTTGCGTGA
- a CDS encoding transglycosylase domain-containing protein, producing MSKSRRPSKKIPPKKKKGCLGGLFWLGVKASVVFLLIAAVVLLGYYAWALTFDLRTISDMRQRSAVYDKDGKFYSRLAGENRIVVPFDKISNDFVNALLAREDTRFYYHHGIDPVGIARAVVRNFIGGFRLKEGASTLTQQLARNSFPLGGKNFHRKMIEAALSYRIETELTKEQILEAYMNRIYFGSGYYGVETASQAYFGKPASRMTVAEAALLAGLIRSPNRFSPFNDPERATRERNTVLGRMLKLGYIDEAQYQTALATKVIAGPRPRSTPQENWAMDAIVRDLQLVIDQDQLDEGGLKIYTTVDSDLQKAAEGAVKQRLREIEKGSAFKHKTFHALTNEEIANLAASPFLQAAALAVDNRSGGIRAIVGGRDYEYSKFNRALLGQRQVGSSIKPFVYAKAFEAGLHPGDPINDNRLGPGDLPAAFRKYNPANSDNTYRGLLPAADGLVLSRNTMSVRVGRIAGFENVANCIIRAGIASNPPRYPSICLGAFEATLKDMTAAYTVFATGGTKLQPYLIEKIVDAENNVIYRATKASVPVLPEQSARMTSSIMEDVLIRGTAARSRALGLRHRAAGKTGTTNDYQDAWFLGFDDQITCGVWVGFDVPEKIMQGGTGAELALPIWVDIIEANR from the coding sequence GTGTCGAAATCCCGTCGCCCATCCAAGAAAATACCCCCAAAGAAAAAGAAGGGCTGTCTGGGCGGATTATTCTGGCTGGGAGTCAAGGCCAGTGTGGTTTTCCTTCTCATCGCCGCCGTGGTATTGCTGGGCTATTACGCTTGGGCCCTGACTTTCGACCTCCGCACCATCAGCGACATGCGGCAACGTTCGGCCGTCTATGACAAGGATGGAAAGTTCTACAGTCGTCTGGCGGGCGAAAACCGCATAGTGGTGCCGTTTGACAAGATCTCCAATGACTTCGTCAATGCCCTCCTCGCCCGGGAGGATACCCGATTTTACTACCATCATGGCATCGACCCGGTGGGAATCGCCCGGGCTGTAGTGCGAAATTTCATCGGAGGCTTCCGCCTTAAGGAGGGTGCCAGCACGCTGACCCAACAGCTCGCACGCAACAGCTTCCCGCTCGGGGGGAAAAACTTCCATCGCAAGATGATCGAGGCCGCACTTTCCTATCGCATCGAGACCGAACTGACAAAGGAGCAGATCCTCGAGGCCTACATGAACCGGATTTATTTCGGGAGCGGATATTACGGGGTTGAAACAGCCAGCCAGGCCTACTTTGGAAAACCTGCCTCGCGTATGACGGTCGCAGAGGCAGCCCTTTTGGCCGGGCTGATTCGCAGTCCGAATCGGTTCTCTCCATTCAACGATCCGGAAAGGGCCACGCGCGAGCGAAATACGGTATTGGGTCGAATGCTCAAACTGGGGTACATCGACGAGGCACAATATCAGACCGCCCTCGCCACCAAGGTCATCGCCGGTCCACGCCCCCGCTCCACCCCTCAGGAAAACTGGGCGATGGACGCCATCGTGAGAGATCTGCAACTCGTGATCGATCAGGACCAACTCGATGAAGGTGGTCTCAAAATCTACACAACGGTCGATAGCGACCTGCAAAAGGCCGCTGAGGGCGCAGTCAAACAGCGGCTCAGGGAAATCGAGAAAGGCTCGGCCTTTAAGCACAAGACGTTCCACGCACTGACGAATGAAGAAATCGCCAACCTGGCAGCATCGCCCTTCCTCCAGGCTGCAGCCCTGGCCGTTGACAATAGAAGCGGAGGCATACGCGCCATCGTCGGGGGCAGGGATTACGAGTATAGTAAATTCAATCGCGCACTCCTCGGGCAGCGCCAGGTAGGGTCATCGATCAAACCTTTCGTCTACGCCAAGGCATTCGAGGCAGGGCTGCACCCAGGCGATCCCATCAACGACAATCGACTCGGCCCGGGTGATCTGCCTGCCGCCTTTCGCAAATACAATCCTGCAAACTCCGACAACACTTACCGAGGACTGCTTCCTGCGGCCGATGGACTCGTGCTGTCACGAAACACCATGTCGGTACGGGTGGGCCGGATCGCCGGTTTTGAAAATGTCGCCAACTGCATCATTCGTGCAGGCATCGCATCGAACCCACCTCGCTACCCATCGATCTGCCTCGGTGCATTCGAAGCCACGCTCAAGGACATGACTGCGGCCTATACGGTTTTTGCCACCGGCGGAACGAAGCTGCAGCCGTACCTCATCGAGAAGATCGTAGATGCGGAAAATAATGTGATTTATCGAGCGACCAAGGCCAGCGTACCGGTGCTGCCGGAGCAATCTGCTCGCATGACCTCATCCATCATGGAGGACGTCCTCATTCGAGGAACAGCCGCTCGTTCGCGAGCATTGGGACTCAGGCATCGCGCCGCCGGGAAGACCGGAACGACCAATGATTACCAGGACGCATGGTTCCTCGGCTTCGACGATCAGATCACCTGCGGCGTGTGGGTGGGCTTCGATGTGCCCGAGAAAATCATGCAGGGCGGCACCGGAGCCGAACTGGCCCTCCCCATCTGGGTCGATATCATCGAGGCAAACCGCTAG
- the cimA gene encoding citramalate synthase encodes MSQKTVSIYDTTLRDGTQGTGISFSVLDKIRVAQRLDAFGIDYIEGGWPGSNPRDAAFFEEAAKQEWKHAKIAAFGMTRRGRISVEEDSQVRMLLAAETPVVTIVGKTWPLHVTEVFGVCLEENLAMIADTVKYLKAHGREVFYDAEHFFDSYREDPAYSLATIKAAKDAGADLVILCDTNGGSLPGFVGEVTRTAVAHLGASVGIHTHNDSGLGVANALAAVEAGASQVQGTINGYGERVGNCNLVSVIPTLQLKYNIPVVPDLTQMREVSVFVDELANVPHDIRAPYVGAAAFTHKGGLHVHAVQKLARTYEHIDPSLVGNRQTIVVSDMSGQTNVLMRAKALGFELEKGSAQVSEILTKIKAAENEGYEFEAAEGSFNLLIRKALGLYRPLFELKEYHCNYRNLGTNGSDLCEATVKLIVGGVPEYTVAEGDGPVNALDAALRKALRPFYPWIDTLRLTDYKVRIVDGARGTAARTRVLIESTDGNTNWGTVGVSDNIIQASWEALVDSYEFFSAGR; translated from the coding sequence ATGAGCCAGAAAACCGTCTCGATCTACGATACCACACTGCGTGATGGCACGCAGGGCACCGGAATCTCCTTCTCGGTGTTGGACAAGATTCGGGTTGCCCAGCGACTCGACGCCTTTGGTATCGATTATATTGAGGGGGGCTGGCCGGGTTCCAATCCTCGTGATGCCGCCTTTTTTGAAGAGGCCGCCAAACAGGAGTGGAAGCACGCCAAAATCGCGGCCTTCGGCATGACGCGTCGAGGACGCATCAGCGTGGAGGAAGATTCCCAGGTGCGGATGCTGCTCGCAGCGGAAACGCCCGTGGTAACCATCGTGGGCAAGACATGGCCATTGCATGTCACCGAAGTCTTTGGGGTTTGTCTTGAGGAGAACCTCGCGATGATCGCCGACACTGTGAAGTACCTCAAGGCACACGGGCGTGAGGTCTTTTACGACGCGGAACATTTTTTTGACAGCTATCGCGAAGATCCAGCGTATTCGCTCGCAACAATCAAGGCCGCGAAGGATGCCGGGGCGGATCTCGTGATCCTTTGTGACACGAACGGAGGCTCGCTGCCCGGGTTTGTGGGCGAGGTCACCCGAACCGCAGTTGCGCATCTCGGTGCCTCGGTGGGCATCCATACTCACAACGACAGCGGACTCGGAGTCGCCAACGCTCTTGCCGCGGTAGAAGCTGGCGCTTCACAGGTCCAGGGCACAATCAACGGTTACGGCGAGCGAGTGGGAAATTGCAACCTCGTGAGCGTCATCCCGACGTTGCAGCTCAAGTACAATATTCCTGTTGTTCCCGATCTGACACAGATGAGGGAAGTCTCCGTCTTCGTTGATGAACTCGCCAATGTTCCGCATGACATCCGGGCGCCCTACGTGGGGGCTGCGGCTTTCACCCACAAGGGGGGCCTGCATGTCCACGCCGTACAGAAGCTCGCGCGTACCTACGAGCACATCGATCCCAGCCTCGTTGGCAATCGCCAGACCATCGTGGTCTCCGACATGTCGGGGCAAACTAACGTGCTCATGCGAGCCAAGGCCCTCGGGTTCGAACTCGAGAAAGGCTCTGCCCAGGTTTCTGAGATCCTCACCAAGATCAAGGCGGCGGAGAACGAGGGGTACGAATTCGAAGCAGCTGAAGGCTCCTTCAATCTCCTGATCCGCAAGGCGCTCGGCCTGTACCGTCCACTCTTCGAATTGAAGGAATACCACTGTAACTACCGCAATCTTGGGACGAATGGCTCTGATCTTTGCGAAGCAACCGTCAAATTGATCGTCGGCGGAGTGCCAGAGTATACCGTGGCGGAGGGCGATGGTCCGGTAAATGCTCTGGATGCGGCATTGCGCAAGGCCCTGCGTCCTTTCTACCCGTGGATCGATACGTTGCGCCTGACGGATTACAAGGTACGCATCGTCGATGGTGCCCGAGGAACCGCTGCGCGCACCCGGGTTCTGATCGAGTCCACAGATGGTAACACCAACTGGGGCACGGTCGGCGTGTCCGACAATATCATCCAGGCCAGTTGGGAAGCTCTCGTGGACAGTTACGAGTTCTTCAGCGCTGGCCGCTAG